A single window of uncultured Pseudodesulfovibrio sp. DNA harbors:
- the caiB gene encoding L-carnitine CoA-transferase produces MSNKINTPKFGPLTGVRVIFSAIEIAGPFSAQMLAEWGAEVIWVEHTAYADTIRVQPNYPELSRRNLHALSMNIFSDEGKETFLKLVESADVLIEASKGPAFARRGLPDELLWEHNSKLVIGHLSGFGQYGDDKYTNLAAYNTIAQAFSGYLIQNGDVEQPMPAFPYTGDYLAGYAVTSSVLAALYNAQKTGKGESIDIAMYEVLLNAGQYYMMDHFNGGEMCPRQTRGKDPIWVGCGTYICNDGFMVMELVGAAQIEKMFAKLGIADKLNTEEYPTGTQLISRESASGPEVEEKLEAFMAERTVEDALAELAEIKIAGAKVLAVDELESNPQYIARDSIVEWDSMSGRKIKGPNIMPKFKNNPCKIWRGMPSHGMDTAAILKDLGYSDDDIKQLAANGTVKLDS; encoded by the coding sequence ATGTCTAATAAAATAAACACCCCAAAATTCGGTCCTTTGACAGGCGTCCGTGTCATCTTCTCGGCTATCGAGATCGCTGGCCCTTTCTCTGCCCAAATGCTGGCCGAATGGGGAGCGGAAGTCATCTGGGTTGAACACACTGCATACGCGGACACCATCCGCGTACAGCCCAATTACCCGGAACTGTCACGCCGCAACCTGCATGCCCTGTCCATGAACATCTTCTCGGACGAGGGAAAAGAAACCTTCCTGAAACTCGTCGAAAGTGCCGATGTCCTGATCGAAGCAAGCAAAGGTCCCGCCTTCGCTCGTCGAGGTCTCCCCGACGAGCTGCTTTGGGAGCACAACTCCAAATTGGTCATCGGGCATCTGTCTGGTTTCGGCCAGTACGGTGATGACAAGTACACAAATCTGGCAGCCTACAACACCATCGCGCAGGCATTCAGTGGTTACCTGATCCAGAATGGAGACGTAGAACAGCCCATGCCAGCATTCCCGTACACGGGAGATTACCTCGCAGGCTATGCTGTCACCAGCTCCGTCTTGGCTGCCCTGTACAATGCACAAAAAACCGGTAAGGGCGAAAGCATCGATATTGCCATGTACGAAGTTCTGCTCAACGCAGGCCAATACTACATGATGGACCACTTCAACGGAGGCGAAATGTGCCCCCGTCAAACTCGAGGAAAAGATCCTATTTGGGTCGGTTGTGGAACCTATATCTGCAACGATGGTTTCATGGTCATGGAACTTGTCGGCGCTGCTCAAATTGAAAAGATGTTCGCCAAGCTCGGCATTGCGGACAAACTCAATACAGAAGAGTACCCCACGGGCACTCAGCTCATCTCTCGAGAAAGTGCCTCCGGCCCTGAGGTTGAAGAGAAGCTGGAAGCCTTCATGGCAGAACGAACGGTTGAAGACGCTCTGGCCGAACTGGCGGAAATCAAAATCGCGGGCGCTAAGGTATTAGCTGTTGATGAACTGGAATCCAACCCGCAATACATTGCCCGTGACTCCATCGTCGAATGGGACAGCATGTCTGGTCGAAAAATCAAAGGACCGAACATCATGCCTAAATTCAAAAACAATCCTTGCAAGATCTGGCGAGGAATGCCCTCCCACGGCATGGATACCGCCGCGATTTTGAAAGATTTGGGCTATTCGGACGATGACATCAAGCAACTTGCTGCAAACGGTACTGTCAAATTGGATAGCTAG
- the caiC gene encoding crotonobetaine/carnitine-CoA ligase, producing MDIVGDINLGTLWDELARVHAAKTALVFENVCGDTSEFSYAELNDNINRAANLFLELGIVKGDRVAVQIHNCPEFLTSWFGLAKIGAIMVPINVHYRHGECVHILKKCAPKALIIEEQFLQIHQEIQSQHDIFIQHTLIARADHEIDIANTLNFNKKLCEQPATLTKNISVSCDDPAEIIFTSGTTTHPKGVVITHYNLCFASRYTSWQVALGSDDRYLTMMPACHIDFQCTAAMPTFAVGATFIMLEKYSASKFWRQVCLHRATLTECIPLMIRTLMLQPQKAWEKGHCLRDVLFYLTLSDEEKEAFVKRFNVSLFTSYGMTETIVGIIGDRPGDERKWPSIGRTGICYDVQIQDKNGNEVQANEIGEIVIKGIPGKTIFKEYYEEPEATAQTLTSDGWLRTGDKGYADKDGYIYFVDRKLNLIKRSGENIASTEIENLLVSHPLILEAAVVGIPDAMCDETVKAFIIVKEGESVTQEEVLKYCSARISKFKVPSSIEIRKTFPRTCVGKVQKSILRNESIANDSPCRTH from the coding sequence GTGGATATTGTTGGGGATATAAATTTAGGCACTCTGTGGGATGAATTGGCCCGCGTTCATGCTGCCAAAACAGCGTTGGTTTTTGAAAACGTTTGTGGTGACACAAGCGAATTCAGCTATGCTGAACTCAATGACAACATCAATCGTGCGGCTAACCTGTTCCTTGAATTGGGCATAGTTAAAGGTGACAGAGTTGCTGTTCAAATTCACAATTGCCCAGAATTTCTGACAAGCTGGTTTGGTCTTGCCAAGATCGGCGCCATCATGGTTCCCATTAATGTTCACTATCGTCATGGCGAATGTGTGCACATACTCAAAAAGTGTGCCCCCAAGGCTTTAATTATTGAAGAGCAATTTCTGCAAATTCACCAAGAAATTCAAAGTCAACACGACATCTTCATTCAACACACATTAATCGCTCGTGCTGACCACGAAATAGACATTGCGAACACGCTTAATTTCAACAAAAAATTGTGCGAACAGCCCGCGACTCTGACAAAAAATATTTCCGTGAGCTGCGATGATCCTGCAGAAATCATATTCACTTCAGGAACCACAACGCACCCGAAAGGTGTCGTTATCACGCACTATAACCTCTGTTTTGCAAGCCGCTACACGTCGTGGCAGGTCGCCTTAGGAAGTGACGACAGGTATCTTACCATGATGCCCGCATGTCACATTGATTTTCAATGCACGGCGGCCATGCCTACATTTGCTGTTGGCGCAACATTCATTATGCTGGAAAAGTACAGTGCCAGCAAATTCTGGAGGCAAGTATGCCTGCACCGGGCCACACTCACAGAATGTATTCCGCTGATGATTCGCACGCTCATGCTTCAACCACAAAAAGCATGGGAAAAAGGCCATTGTCTTCGAGATGTGCTCTTCTACCTCACTCTTTCAGACGAAGAAAAAGAAGCCTTTGTCAAACGATTCAATGTCTCCCTTTTTACATCCTACGGGATGACTGAAACCATCGTTGGAATCATAGGCGATCGCCCTGGAGACGAAAGGAAATGGCCTTCCATCGGTAGGACAGGAATCTGTTATGATGTACAGATTCAGGACAAAAACGGCAATGAAGTCCAGGCAAACGAAATTGGTGAAATTGTCATCAAAGGCATTCCAGGCAAAACGATCTTCAAAGAATACTATGAAGAGCCGGAAGCGACAGCTCAAACCCTGACTTCTGACGGATGGTTGAGAACTGGCGACAAGGGATACGCCGACAAAGACGGATATATCTACTTTGTTGATCGAAAGCTCAACCTCATCAAACGATCCGGCGAAAATATTGCCAGCACCGAAATAGAAAATCTTCTGGTCAGTCATCCCCTCATTCTCGAAGCTGCAGTTGTCGGCATCCCTGATGCCATGTGCGACGAGACAGTGAAAGCCTTCATCATCGTGAAGGAAGGCGAATCGGTGACTCAGGAAGAAGTGCTTAAATACTGTTCTGCTCGAATTTCGAAATTCAAGGTGCCTTCGTCTATTGAAATTCGAAAAACATTTCCACGGACTTGCGTTGGCAAAGTGCAAAAAAGCATCCTTAGAAACGAATCAATAGCAAACGACTCTCCCTGCAGAACTCATTAA
- a CDS encoding MaoC/PaaZ C-terminal domain-containing protein, which yields MALKLDMVGKWYGPFEREYDFRELSIFALGCGAGADGQTDLEYVYEKDMKILPMFAAMPIVDSEVTKTIDYGFEWGGSLHWGFDLNIHQPMTELSGKLTTKVLLKALYDRGEGRGCLAQHIGETYDEKGTKLFTNESWDCALYDGGWGGEKAPRDIVEIPEREPDFEVSEQVPLNQSLIYRLNGDFHPQHIDWEYAQKFGHPKPNLHAVSTAGFACRHIIKTLMPGEPGRLTRFKTRITKSLYPGCTIKTQMWKWDDNSIHFRVIDADNPEIAYLNYALAEWK from the coding sequence ATGGCATTAAAACTCGACATGGTCGGCAAGTGGTATGGTCCCTTTGAGCGTGAATACGACTTCAGGGAACTCAGCATTTTTGCATTGGGTTGCGGCGCTGGTGCTGATGGCCAGACCGACCTGGAATATGTCTATGAAAAAGACATGAAGATTCTGCCCATGTTTGCGGCCATGCCCATCGTCGACAGTGAAGTCACCAAAACCATCGACTACGGTTTTGAATGGGGTGGTTCACTGCACTGGGGTTTTGATCTCAACATCCACCAGCCTATGACTGAACTGTCCGGCAAGCTGACCACCAAGGTCCTGCTGAAGGCTCTGTATGATCGCGGGGAAGGCCGAGGTTGCCTTGCGCAGCATATTGGCGAGACTTACGACGAAAAAGGCACCAAGCTCTTCACCAACGAAAGCTGGGATTGCGCACTATACGACGGCGGCTGGGGCGGCGAAAAAGCTCCTCGCGACATCGTTGAAATTCCCGAGCGCGAACCCGACTTTGAGGTTTCCGAACAGGTTCCCTTGAACCAATCCTTGATTTACCGCCTCAACGGTGACTTTCACCCGCAACACATCGACTGGGAATACGCCCAGAAATTTGGCCATCCCAAGCCAAACCTGCACGCAGTCAGCACCGCTGGTTTCGCATGCCGCCACATCATCAAGACCCTGATGCCCGGCGAACCCGGACGTTTGACTCGTTTCAAAACCAGAATCACCAAATCCCTGTACCCGGGTTGCACCATCAAGACTCAGATGTGGAAATGGGATGACAACTCCATCCACTTCCGCGTCATCGATGCTGACAACCCTGAAATCGCGTACCTGAATTACGCACTGGCTGAATGGAAATAA
- the fixA gene encoding putative electron transfer flavoprotein FixA, with protein sequence MKIIVGCKLVPEEQDIAVQKDGTLDLSKATPKISQFDLNAIEAAVEIKTDVADSSITALSIGGKELENTKARKDILSRGPDELAAVIEDDFKGALPHQTASVMAAVAKKIGFDLIICGEGSGDLYAQQVGMRLGAELEVPTINGISKIISADNDKLTVERALENEVESLEIPLPAVISVSSDINVPTIPGMKAILGAGKKPVEAMNLADLDHADNPALVEIVDIKAPEKKERKNIIIEGDGEDQIAEFVSHLRTIVN encoded by the coding sequence ATGAAAATCATAGTTGGTTGCAAATTGGTTCCTGAAGAACAGGATATCGCTGTTCAAAAAGACGGAACCCTTGACCTGAGCAAGGCCACCCCGAAAATCAGTCAATTTGACCTCAACGCCATTGAGGCTGCGGTCGAAATCAAAACCGATGTTGCCGACAGCAGCATCACCGCATTAAGCATTGGCGGAAAAGAACTGGAAAACACCAAAGCCCGCAAGGACATTCTGTCTAGGGGCCCGGATGAACTGGCTGCCGTTATCGAAGACGATTTCAAAGGCGCTCTGCCACACCAAACCGCGTCTGTGATGGCCGCCGTTGCAAAAAAAATCGGCTTCGACCTGATCATTTGCGGCGAAGGTTCCGGCGACCTTTACGCACAGCAGGTCGGTATGCGTCTCGGCGCAGAACTTGAAGTTCCGACAATCAACGGTATCAGCAAAATCATTTCCGCAGACAACGACAAACTGACTGTTGAACGCGCCTTGGAAAATGAAGTGGAAAGTCTGGAAATCCCCCTGCCCGCAGTTATTTCTGTTTCGTCTGACATAAATGTCCCTACCATCCCCGGTATGAAGGCTATTCTTGGTGCTGGCAAAAAGCCTGTTGAAGCCATGAACCTCGCGGACCTCGACCATGCAGACAATCCGGCTCTGGTGGAGATCGTTGATATCAAAGCACCCGAAAAGAAAGAACGTAAAAACATCATCATTGAAGGTGATGGCGAAGATCAGATCGCAGAATTCGTCAGCCACTTGCGTACAATCGTGAACTAG
- a CDS encoding FAD-binding protein, whose product MSKISNIWVFSDTESRLPEAIAGGKQLGEKVSAFVIGSQDDASKAFSYGADAVYHLGEMDAACIVETYADTMAKVIEENDKPAMILLPGTKRCKALASLLGVKLNAGVVTEASEINTDDNGVQVKHMVYGGLALGDEKIASPISIVVFGGGVFQPTETDSSKTGETVTVDFVEPKASIKCIKREPKQGSSVDLNKAKRIVAIGRGIAKQEDMQMAESLCTSIEAELGCSRPIAESEKWMEHERYIGISGVMPKPELYMALGISGQVQHMVGANGSQVIVAVNKDKNAPIFEYADYGIVGDIYTIVPALVDAFKG is encoded by the coding sequence ATGAGTAAAATTTCCAACATATGGGTATTTAGTGACACAGAATCCCGTCTGCCCGAAGCCATCGCAGGCGGTAAGCAACTAGGAGAAAAAGTCTCCGCATTTGTTATCGGTTCTCAGGACGACGCATCGAAGGCTTTCTCTTATGGTGCAGACGCCGTCTACCACCTTGGTGAAATGGACGCCGCATGCATCGTGGAAACATATGCAGACACCATGGCCAAGGTCATCGAAGAAAATGACAAGCCCGCCATGATCCTGCTGCCCGGCACCAAACGCTGCAAGGCCTTGGCTTCCCTGCTGGGCGTCAAGCTCAATGCAGGAGTTGTGACCGAAGCTTCCGAAATCAACACAGATGACAACGGTGTTCAGGTCAAACACATGGTCTACGGTGGCCTTGCTCTGGGTGACGAAAAAATCGCATCGCCAATCTCCATCGTTGTCTTTGGTGGAGGTGTATTCCAGCCAACCGAGACCGACTCCTCCAAGACCGGCGAAACCGTTACCGTGGACTTCGTTGAACCCAAGGCATCCATCAAGTGCATCAAACGTGAGCCCAAACAAGGTAGCAGCGTGGACTTGAACAAGGCCAAACGGATTGTCGCCATTGGTCGCGGAATCGCCAAGCAGGAAGATATGCAGATGGCAGAGAGCCTCTGCACATCTATCGAAGCGGAATTGGGATGCTCCCGCCCCATCGCTGAAAGCGAGAAGTGGATGGAACATGAACGTTACATCGGCATTTCCGGTGTAATGCCCAAGCCTGAATTGTACATGGCACTGGGAATTTCCGGTCAAGTTCAGCATATGGTCGGCGCAAACGGATCCCAGGTCATCGTCGCAGTCAACAAAGACAAGAACGCTCCCATCTTCGAGTATGCCGACTACGGTATCGTCGGAGACATTTATACAATTGTCCCGGCTTTGGTGGACGCATTCAAAGGATAG
- a CDS encoding sodium:solute symporter family protein — MNIYTIGVLTCILAYMLIGVYAGRKIKTVEDYYVCGRNAPTIMIAGTLFASMLSTNGFMGDTAYCYCGNITTMILINTLCACGYVLGPLFFGRYLRRAEVNTMPSYFWLRFNSKRIRRFAGITTVISLSAYLLSVIQGTGMLMETLIGYDRITCLLIAWFCITLFTIYSGSRGVVITDTLMCIFFLCATIVAGPFVFNAGGGLENLISNLATSPHTPAGLLDYHGNTGTGSPMDTIMYAITIGIVWMLAVGVSPWQAGRNMMAKNEHVVFRSGAISAFLTVFFLLYLYLIAVSIIPLHPNIDRPEKILIWAAFEVMPQLIGVILLTGIMTAGLSSASTFLSVVSFSISSDVLDIDFKDEKAQLKFTRIVVLIVGLVALALACLELSSIRIITWFASTIIASSWGVVAIASVWSDKLTERGAYYSMVGGFFSYLIAKWLKEFGGLPLNNFLDPFYIGIAISVLLAVWGSKGQERTQEEIRFHTKLHLTPVSETLAEDYRRDKIYGWGLVAAGVVISSIFIFYWAVPYNILKGIDLLSILN, encoded by the coding sequence ATGAACATCTATACTATTGGCGTTCTCACCTGTATTCTCGCCTACATGCTGATCGGTGTATACGCTGGCCGAAAAATTAAAACAGTTGAAGACTACTATGTCTGTGGTCGCAATGCTCCTACCATCATGATCGCCGGGACCCTGTTCGCTTCCATGTTGAGCACAAATGGCTTCATGGGTGATACCGCATATTGTTACTGCGGCAACATAACGACCATGATCCTGATCAATACGTTATGTGCATGTGGTTACGTTCTCGGCCCACTCTTTTTTGGACGTTACCTTCGCCGGGCCGAAGTCAACACCATGCCATCGTATTTCTGGCTTCGATTCAACAGCAAAAGAATCCGACGCTTTGCAGGAATAACAACGGTAATATCCCTTTCAGCATACCTTCTCAGTGTCATTCAGGGCACCGGAATGCTCATGGAAACCTTGATTGGATATGACAGAATCACCTGCTTACTCATTGCATGGTTTTGCATCACGCTTTTCACCATATACTCGGGTTCTCGCGGCGTGGTTATTACCGACACCCTCATGTGCATTTTCTTTCTCTGCGCGACCATCGTTGCAGGCCCATTCGTATTCAATGCAGGCGGCGGCCTTGAAAACCTGATATCCAATCTTGCAACCTCGCCCCACACTCCGGCTGGACTTCTGGATTATCATGGCAATACAGGAACCGGCAGCCCGATGGACACCATCATGTATGCCATCACCATAGGTATTGTCTGGATGCTCGCTGTTGGGGTCAGCCCGTGGCAAGCCGGACGTAACATGATGGCGAAAAATGAACATGTTGTTTTCCGTTCCGGTGCCATTTCCGCCTTCTTGACTGTGTTCTTTCTTTTATATCTGTATCTGATCGCAGTCAGTATCATTCCTTTACACCCCAATATAGATCGCCCAGAAAAAATCCTTATTTGGGCAGCCTTTGAAGTCATGCCTCAGCTTATCGGGGTCATCCTTTTAACCGGTATCATGACAGCCGGTCTTTCCTCCGCCTCAACATTCCTTTCAGTCGTCAGCTTCAGTATCTCCAGTGACGTTCTGGACATCGACTTCAAAGACGAAAAAGCTCAACTAAAATTCACACGAATTGTCGTTTTGATTGTCGGACTGGTTGCTCTGGCTTTAGCCTGTTTGGAACTCTCATCCATCCGCATAATTACATGGTTCGCCAGTACGATTATTGCTTCTTCATGGGGCGTCGTGGCAATCGCCAGTGTCTGGAGCGACAAACTCACCGAACGGGGAGCGTATTACTCGATGGTTGGAGGCTTCTTCAGCTATCTGATCGCTAAATGGCTCAAGGAATTTGGCGGACTCCCGCTCAATAATTTCCTTGACCCATTTTACATTGGTATCGCCATTAGTGTCCTTCTGGCTGTCTGGGGATCTAAAGGCCAGGAGCGTACACAAGAAGAAATTCGCTTCCATACTAAACTCCATTTGACACCGGTATCAGAAACCCTTGCCGAAGATTACAGAAGAGATAAAATATATGGTTGGGGGCTCGTGGCTGCAGGCGTAGTCATCTCCTCAATATTTATATTCTATTGGGCTGTACCATACAACATACTCAAAGGGATCGACCTACTGTCCATCCTGAATTAA
- the fixC gene encoding FAD-dependent oxidoreductase FixC produces the protein MSEDTFDVIIVGAGLAGCTSAYLLAQAGLETLVIERGNFPGAKNMTGGRLYGHSLEKIFPNFAEEAPVERCIAHEKISFMNENDSATLDYASPKSDDPANRSYSVLRSKFDQWLADKAESAGASIVPGIRVDDLIVRDGKVCGVVASGEEMEAHTVILADGVNSILGEKLGMVTKVTPHHCAVGVKEVIQLSKQQINDRFGCSDDEGAAWLFAGAPSDGQMGGGFIYTNEDSLSLGLVFGLHNIEKAGKSVPQMLEDFKNHPTVKPLIQGGKQIEYSAHVVPEGGHEMVPEMVGDGVLIAGDAAGLCLNVGFTVRGMDLAIASGEAAAKAIIAAKEKDDFSKSSLSSYKTELENSFVMQDMKLYQNLPEFLDNTRMYNEYPNMVTGIMKDLFTINGPSMPLRKMIMPHLKQVGFLNLIKDGFKGAKAI, from the coding sequence ATGTCTGAAGACACATTTGATGTAATTATCGTTGGCGCAGGCCTCGCAGGTTGCACCAGTGCATACTTGCTGGCTCAGGCCGGCTTGGAAACGCTGGTCATCGAACGCGGCAACTTTCCTGGTGCCAAAAACATGACTGGCGGAAGACTGTACGGTCATAGCCTGGAAAAAATCTTCCCCAACTTCGCAGAAGAAGCTCCGGTGGAACGTTGCATCGCTCATGAAAAAATCTCCTTCATGAATGAAAATGACAGCGCCACACTCGATTATGCTTCTCCCAAATCTGATGATCCAGCCAATCGTTCTTACTCCGTACTTCGTTCCAAGTTCGACCAATGGCTGGCCGACAAGGCAGAATCCGCTGGAGCCAGCATCGTCCCGGGCATCCGCGTGGACGATCTCATTGTTCGCGACGGCAAAGTCTGCGGTGTCGTAGCGTCAGGAGAAGAAATGGAAGCCCACACGGTCATTCTGGCCGACGGCGTCAACTCCATTCTGGGTGAAAAACTGGGCATGGTCACCAAGGTAACTCCCCATCACTGTGCTGTGGGCGTGAAAGAAGTGATTCAGCTCTCCAAACAGCAAATCAATGACCGCTTTGGTTGCTCGGACGACGAAGGTGCCGCATGGCTCTTTGCAGGAGCCCCCTCGGACGGCCAAATGGGTGGTGGTTTCATCTACACCAATGAAGATTCCTTATCCCTTGGTCTTGTATTCGGTCTTCACAATATCGAAAAGGCCGGAAAAAGCGTGCCCCAGATGCTGGAGGATTTTAAAAATCATCCCACTGTCAAACCCCTTATCCAAGGCGGCAAACAGATTGAATATTCTGCCCATGTAGTACCGGAAGGTGGGCATGAAATGGTACCGGAAATGGTCGGTGATGGCGTTCTCATCGCAGGAGATGCAGCAGGCCTGTGCCTCAATGTAGGCTTCACTGTTCGAGGCATGGACCTGGCCATTGCTTCAGGCGAAGCCGCGGCAAAAGCAATCATTGCTGCAAAAGAAAAGGACGACTTCAGCAAAAGCAGTCTTTCTTCCTACAAGACCGAACTTGAAAACAGCTTCGTCATGCAAGACATGAAGCTTTACCAGAACCTTCCAGAGTTCCTCGATAACACCCGCATGTACAATGAATACCCGAACATGGTGACTGGAATCATGAAAGACCTCTTCACCATCAACGGTCCCTCCATGCCCCTACGCAAAATGATTATGCCTCATTTAAAACAGGTCGGATTCCTGAACTTGATTAAAGACGGTTTCAAAGGAGCAAAAGCAATATGA
- a CDS encoding ferredoxin family protein, which produces MTTPVNVDVKLGVNKFFVDEGNPHIELVATPNDEEFAKLEAACPAGLYKRDDNGTMHFDYAGCLECGTCRILCGKTILKKWEYPNGTFGVEFRFG; this is translated from the coding sequence ATGACCACCCCAGTCAACGTAGATGTCAAACTTGGCGTCAATAAATTCTTTGTAGACGAAGGGAACCCTCACATCGAACTGGTGGCAACACCTAATGATGAAGAATTCGCAAAACTCGAAGCAGCATGCCCTGCCGGTCTGTACAAAAGAGATGACAACGGCACCATGCATTTTGACTATGCGGGCTGTCTGGAGTGCGGCACCTGTCGCATCTTGTGCGGTAAAACCATTCTCAAGAAATGGGAATATCCCAATGGGACATTCGGTGTTGAGTTTCGCTTCGGCTAG
- a CDS encoding YhdT family protein: MNKQSQDPRFKQANKEALLALGVYALYFVWWYVCAYGMGSGNPDNYSYVLGMPEWFFYSCIVGYPLVTILLWIVVRFNFKDMPLDADTGAPSIDINKGTDANSKGKR, from the coding sequence ATGAATAAACAATCACAAGACCCGCGCTTCAAACAAGCCAACAAGGAAGCCCTGCTCGCATTGGGCGTATACGCCTTGTATTTTGTCTGGTGGTATGTCTGCGCTTACGGCATGGGCAGCGGAAACCCCGACAACTATTCCTATGTACTGGGCATGCCGGAATGGTTTTTCTATAGCTGTATCGTCGGATATCCTCTCGTCACCATTCTCCTCTGGATCGTTGTTCGCTTCAACTTCAAGGACATGCCGCTGGACGCTGATACTGGTGCCCCGTCCATCGACATCAACAAGGGCACGGACGCCAACTCCAAGGGGAAACGCTAA
- the panF gene encoding sodium/pantothenate symporter, with translation MPTNLSTIIPVVAYLALSFAVAFWARKKTESSVSSQGFIEDYFIGGRSMGGFVLAMTIIASYTSASSFVGGPGVAYRLGLSWVLLAMIQVPTTFLTLGILGKRFAIMARKTQSVTITDYLRARYDSDAVVILCSVAMIVFFMAAMLAQFIGGARLFQTVTGYPYIIGLVLFGVSVVLYTAVGGFRAVVLTDAIQGIIMIVAVVVVLLAVIEAGGGMEQCISSLKAIDPGLITPTGPKDAIPQPFTLSFWVLVGIGILGLPQTTQRCMAYKDSKAMHNAMVIGTLLIGFMILCAHLAGTLGRAVIPDLPAGDLAMPSLIVELLSPVWAGVFIAGPLAAIMSTVDSMLLLVSAAIIKDLYIHYRLKGDASRMTIVSLKKASLISTAVIGLMVFVAAIEPPDLLVWINLFAFGGLEAVFLCPMVLGLYWDKANATGAIASIIFGVSTFIILTIMKPAMGGVHAIVPTTMTSLAAFIIGSYAGHPVRLRKQHN, from the coding sequence ATGCCTACCAATCTCTCAACAATCATACCTGTTGTCGCGTATTTGGCCCTCTCCTTTGCCGTGGCATTCTGGGCTCGTAAAAAGACAGAATCATCTGTCTCCTCGCAAGGATTCATTGAAGACTACTTCATTGGCGGACGTTCCATGGGCGGCTTTGTACTCGCCATGACCATCATCGCGAGCTACACGAGTGCCAGTAGCTTTGTAGGCGGCCCCGGCGTGGCATACCGCCTCGGCCTGAGTTGGGTACTTCTTGCAATGATACAGGTTCCCACCACTTTCCTGACGCTCGGCATTCTCGGTAAACGCTTCGCCATTATGGCTCGAAAAACTCAATCCGTGACCATTACGGACTACCTTCGCGCCCGCTACGACAGCGATGCCGTGGTTATTCTTTGCTCCGTGGCCATGATCGTCTTTTTCATGGCTGCCATGCTTGCACAATTTATTGGAGGCGCCCGTCTTTTTCAAACAGTGACAGGCTACCCATACATTATAGGACTCGTACTCTTCGGTGTCAGCGTCGTATTGTATACGGCTGTCGGAGGCTTTCGGGCCGTGGTTCTGACCGATGCCATCCAAGGCATTATTATGATTGTGGCTGTGGTTGTTGTACTGCTGGCTGTCATCGAAGCAGGCGGCGGAATGGAGCAATGTATATCCTCGCTCAAAGCCATTGACCCAGGTCTCATCACCCCAACCGGCCCCAAAGATGCCATCCCCCAACCCTTTACTCTTTCGTTCTGGGTGCTGGTCGGCATAGGCATCCTCGGCCTTCCCCAAACAACGCAACGATGCATGGCTTACAAAGACTCAAAAGCCATGCATAACGCCATGGTCATAGGCACTCTGCTCATAGGCTTCATGATCCTCTGCGCTCACCTCGCAGGAACATTGGGACGCGCTGTTATCCCCGACCTCCCGGCAGGAGACTTGGCCATGCCAAGCCTCATCGTGGAATTACTTTCTCCGGTATGGGCGGGAGTCTTCATCGCAGGCCCCCTCGCGGCCATCATGTCCACTGTGGACTCGATGCTTCTTCTGGTCTCTGCTGCCATCATCAAAGACCTATATATCCACTACAGACTCAAAGGCGATGCATCGCGCATGACTATTGTCAGCCTCAAAAAGGCAAGCCTCATAAGTACTGCCGTCATCGGACTTATGGTCTTTGTCGCCGCTATTGAACCTCCAGACCTTCTTGTCTGGATTAATCTATTCGCCTTTGGCGGTCTTGAAGCGGTTTTTCTTTGCCCCATGGTTCTGGGCCTTTATTGGGATAAGGCCAACGCCACTGGAGCTATCGCCTCCATCATATTCGGCGTGTCCACCTTCATCATCCTGACCATCATGAAACCAGCCATGGGCGGCGTCCATGCCATCGTACCAACAACGATGACCTCACTGGCAGCCTTCATCATCGGTTCATACGCTGGTCATCCAGTCCGGCTTCGAAAACAGCACAATTAA